A section of the Phycodurus eques isolate BA_2022a chromosome 4, UOR_Pequ_1.1, whole genome shotgun sequence genome encodes:
- the fam131bb gene encoding AF4/FMR2 family member lilli isoform X3: protein MGCIGSRRLTADGVPVQKDGEQLSMEDTTSILPRLKRNSNAYGIGALAKSSLSGVSGVSRTMKERVTKPTAMAQGRVAHMIEWQNWGMATVGVGGIPQSRITTQEREKERRLENDAYSDLSDGEKEARFTAGILQQFAISEATLLAWTSMDGESPRSGSNQGSVAHLSEVNQESITSRDQILHHSSAEVWPHTYVSQGHYCLSSSDAWEPINDDPSGVASPPAGSYLVGTDGYDEQAAAHFLSQQQQQQQFNLQQQSQLQQLQQIQQMQHYQQQQLLQYQQQQSLEHRLHSANHSLQATPNSTIHSLVHQVHPPLVDLWNTGQMEAYQVEAGGYMGTAAVVEQGLCVPTGEELVGNEHSPLLEQQEEEEDVKDGEMTLCMEPESSTLTPPTHPGDASCGSSPGQLPASPMGEQRACDATPAGLAHTLQEEEEEEEEEDAGQQEEGPVASMATN from the exons CAGCAGATGGCGTGCCAGTCCAGAAGGATGGGGAACAG CTGTCTATGGAGGACACCACGTCCATCCTGCCGCGCCTCAAGAGGAACTCGAACGCCTACGGCATCGGAGCTCTGGCTAAGTCTTCTCTGTCAGGTGTGtcag GTGTGAGCCGCACCATGAAGGAAAGAGTAACCAAGCCCACGGCCATGGCCCAGGGCCGCGTCGCCCACATGATTGAGTGGCAAAACTGGGGCATGGCGACGGTAGGCGTAGGGGGCATCCCCCAGTCCCGCATCACGACCCAGGAGCGGGAAAAAGAACGGCGGCTGGAGAACGACGCGTACAGTGACCTGAGCGATGGCGAGAAGGAGGCCCGATTCACCGCAG GCATCCTGCAGCAGTTCGCCATCTCCGAGGCTACCCTCCTGGCCTGGACATCGATGGATGGCGAGAGCCCTCGGTCGGGATCCAACCAGGGCAGCGTGGCGCATCTGAGCGAGGTCAACCAGGAGAGCATTACCAGTCGAG ACCAGATCTTGCATCACTCCTCAGCCGAGGTATGGCCTCACACTTACGTCTCCCAGGGACACTACTGCCTCTCCTCCTCGGACGCTTGGGAGCCCATCAACGACGACCCGTCCGGCGTGGCGTCCCCCCCGGCGGGCTCCTACCTCGTGGGGACCGATGGCTACGACGAGCAGGCAGCTGCTCACTTCTTgtcgcagcagcagcagcaacagcagttTAACCTCCAGCAGCAGAGCCAActgcagcagctgcagcagatCCAGCAGATGCAGCACTACCAACAGCAGCAGCTCCTGCAGTATCAACAGCAACAG TCACTGGAACACAGGCTGCACAGCGCCAACCACTCCTTGCAAGCGACACCCAACAGCACCATCCACAGCCTGGTCCATCAAGTGCACCCGCCCCTGGTGGATCTTTGGAACACAGGTCAGATGGAGGCCTACCAGGTGGAGGCCGGAGGCTACATGGGCACGGCGGCCGTGGTGGAACAGGGCCTCTGTGTCCCCACCGGGGAGGAGCTGGTGGGGAACGAACACTCGCCGCTGCTGGAGCaacaggaggaagaggaggatgtcAAA GATGGAGAGATGACACTGTGTATGGAGCCAGAGTCGTCCACGTTGACTCCACCCACGCATCCCGGTGACGCCTCGTGCGGCAGTAGTCCGGGCCAACTGCCGGCATCGCCAATGGGCGAGCAGAGGGCCTGCGACGCCACGCCGGCCGGCCTCGCTCACACgctacaggaggaggaggaggaggaagaggaagaggacgcTGGGCAGCAAGAAGAGGGCCCAGTCGCTTCCATGGCAACCAACTGA
- the fam131bb gene encoding protein FAM131B isoform X1 encodes MGCIGSRRLTADGVPVQKDGEQHGRSECSWEGINLSMEDTTSILPRLKRNSNAYGIGALAKSSLSGVSGVSRTMKERVTKPTAMAQGRVAHMIEWQNWGMATVGVGGIPQSRITTQEREKERRLENDAYSDLSDGEKEARFTAGILQQFAISEATLLAWTSMDGESPRSGSNQGSVAHLSEVNQESITSRDQILHHSSAEVWPHTYVSQGHYCLSSSDAWEPINDDPSGVASPPAGSYLVGTDGYDEQAAAHFLSQQQQQQQFNLQQQSQLQQLQQIQQMQHYQQQQLLQYQQQQSLEHRLHSANHSLQATPNSTIHSLVHQVHPPLVDLWNTGQMEAYQVEAGGYMGTAAVVEQGLCVPTGEELVGNEHSPLLEQQEEEEDVKDGEMTLCMEPESSTLTPPTHPGDASCGSSPGQLPASPMGEQRACDATPAGLAHTLQEEEEEEEEEDAGQQEEGPVASMATN; translated from the exons CAGCAGATGGCGTGCCAGTCCAGAAGGATGGGGAACAG CATGGGCGTTCAGAGTGTTCATGGGAGGGGATCAAT CTGTCTATGGAGGACACCACGTCCATCCTGCCGCGCCTCAAGAGGAACTCGAACGCCTACGGCATCGGAGCTCTGGCTAAGTCTTCTCTGTCAGGTGTGtcag GTGTGAGCCGCACCATGAAGGAAAGAGTAACCAAGCCCACGGCCATGGCCCAGGGCCGCGTCGCCCACATGATTGAGTGGCAAAACTGGGGCATGGCGACGGTAGGCGTAGGGGGCATCCCCCAGTCCCGCATCACGACCCAGGAGCGGGAAAAAGAACGGCGGCTGGAGAACGACGCGTACAGTGACCTGAGCGATGGCGAGAAGGAGGCCCGATTCACCGCAG GCATCCTGCAGCAGTTCGCCATCTCCGAGGCTACCCTCCTGGCCTGGACATCGATGGATGGCGAGAGCCCTCGGTCGGGATCCAACCAGGGCAGCGTGGCGCATCTGAGCGAGGTCAACCAGGAGAGCATTACCAGTCGAG ACCAGATCTTGCATCACTCCTCAGCCGAGGTATGGCCTCACACTTACGTCTCCCAGGGACACTACTGCCTCTCCTCCTCGGACGCTTGGGAGCCCATCAACGACGACCCGTCCGGCGTGGCGTCCCCCCCGGCGGGCTCCTACCTCGTGGGGACCGATGGCTACGACGAGCAGGCAGCTGCTCACTTCTTgtcgcagcagcagcagcaacagcagttTAACCTCCAGCAGCAGAGCCAActgcagcagctgcagcagatCCAGCAGATGCAGCACTACCAACAGCAGCAGCTCCTGCAGTATCAACAGCAACAG TCACTGGAACACAGGCTGCACAGCGCCAACCACTCCTTGCAAGCGACACCCAACAGCACCATCCACAGCCTGGTCCATCAAGTGCACCCGCCCCTGGTGGATCTTTGGAACACAGGTCAGATGGAGGCCTACCAGGTGGAGGCCGGAGGCTACATGGGCACGGCGGCCGTGGTGGAACAGGGCCTCTGTGTCCCCACCGGGGAGGAGCTGGTGGGGAACGAACACTCGCCGCTGCTGGAGCaacaggaggaagaggaggatgtcAAA GATGGAGAGATGACACTGTGTATGGAGCCAGAGTCGTCCACGTTGACTCCACCCACGCATCCCGGTGACGCCTCGTGCGGCAGTAGTCCGGGCCAACTGCCGGCATCGCCAATGGGCGAGCAGAGGGCCTGCGACGCCACGCCGGCCGGCCTCGCTCACACgctacaggaggaggaggaggaggaagaggaagaggacgcTGGGCAGCAAGAAGAGGGCCCAGTCGCTTCCATGGCAACCAACTGA
- the fam131bb gene encoding protein FAM131B isoform X2, with protein sequence MGCIGSRRLTDGVPVQKDGEQHGRSECSWEGINLSMEDTTSILPRLKRNSNAYGIGALAKSSLSGVSGVSRTMKERVTKPTAMAQGRVAHMIEWQNWGMATVGVGGIPQSRITTQEREKERRLENDAYSDLSDGEKEARFTAGILQQFAISEATLLAWTSMDGESPRSGSNQGSVAHLSEVNQESITSRDQILHHSSAEVWPHTYVSQGHYCLSSSDAWEPINDDPSGVASPPAGSYLVGTDGYDEQAAAHFLSQQQQQQQFNLQQQSQLQQLQQIQQMQHYQQQQLLQYQQQQSLEHRLHSANHSLQATPNSTIHSLVHQVHPPLVDLWNTGQMEAYQVEAGGYMGTAAVVEQGLCVPTGEELVGNEHSPLLEQQEEEEDVKDGEMTLCMEPESSTLTPPTHPGDASCGSSPGQLPASPMGEQRACDATPAGLAHTLQEEEEEEEEEDAGQQEEGPVASMATN encoded by the exons CAGATGGCGTGCCAGTCCAGAAGGATGGGGAACAG CATGGGCGTTCAGAGTGTTCATGGGAGGGGATCAAT CTGTCTATGGAGGACACCACGTCCATCCTGCCGCGCCTCAAGAGGAACTCGAACGCCTACGGCATCGGAGCTCTGGCTAAGTCTTCTCTGTCAGGTGTGtcag GTGTGAGCCGCACCATGAAGGAAAGAGTAACCAAGCCCACGGCCATGGCCCAGGGCCGCGTCGCCCACATGATTGAGTGGCAAAACTGGGGCATGGCGACGGTAGGCGTAGGGGGCATCCCCCAGTCCCGCATCACGACCCAGGAGCGGGAAAAAGAACGGCGGCTGGAGAACGACGCGTACAGTGACCTGAGCGATGGCGAGAAGGAGGCCCGATTCACCGCAG GCATCCTGCAGCAGTTCGCCATCTCCGAGGCTACCCTCCTGGCCTGGACATCGATGGATGGCGAGAGCCCTCGGTCGGGATCCAACCAGGGCAGCGTGGCGCATCTGAGCGAGGTCAACCAGGAGAGCATTACCAGTCGAG ACCAGATCTTGCATCACTCCTCAGCCGAGGTATGGCCTCACACTTACGTCTCCCAGGGACACTACTGCCTCTCCTCCTCGGACGCTTGGGAGCCCATCAACGACGACCCGTCCGGCGTGGCGTCCCCCCCGGCGGGCTCCTACCTCGTGGGGACCGATGGCTACGACGAGCAGGCAGCTGCTCACTTCTTgtcgcagcagcagcagcaacagcagttTAACCTCCAGCAGCAGAGCCAActgcagcagctgcagcagatCCAGCAGATGCAGCACTACCAACAGCAGCAGCTCCTGCAGTATCAACAGCAACAG TCACTGGAACACAGGCTGCACAGCGCCAACCACTCCTTGCAAGCGACACCCAACAGCACCATCCACAGCCTGGTCCATCAAGTGCACCCGCCCCTGGTGGATCTTTGGAACACAGGTCAGATGGAGGCCTACCAGGTGGAGGCCGGAGGCTACATGGGCACGGCGGCCGTGGTGGAACAGGGCCTCTGTGTCCCCACCGGGGAGGAGCTGGTGGGGAACGAACACTCGCCGCTGCTGGAGCaacaggaggaagaggaggatgtcAAA GATGGAGAGATGACACTGTGTATGGAGCCAGAGTCGTCCACGTTGACTCCACCCACGCATCCCGGTGACGCCTCGTGCGGCAGTAGTCCGGGCCAACTGCCGGCATCGCCAATGGGCGAGCAGAGGGCCTGCGACGCCACGCCGGCCGGCCTCGCTCACACgctacaggaggaggaggaggaggaagaggaagaggacgcTGGGCAGCAAGAAGAGGGCCCAGTCGCTTCCATGGCAACCAACTGA
- the fam131bb gene encoding protein FAM131B isoform X4 encodes MGCIGSRRLTDGVPVQKDGEQLSMEDTTSILPRLKRNSNAYGIGALAKSSLSGVSGVSRTMKERVTKPTAMAQGRVAHMIEWQNWGMATVGVGGIPQSRITTQEREKERRLENDAYSDLSDGEKEARFTAGILQQFAISEATLLAWTSMDGESPRSGSNQGSVAHLSEVNQESITSRDQILHHSSAEVWPHTYVSQGHYCLSSSDAWEPINDDPSGVASPPAGSYLVGTDGYDEQAAAHFLSQQQQQQQFNLQQQSQLQQLQQIQQMQHYQQQQLLQYQQQQSLEHRLHSANHSLQATPNSTIHSLVHQVHPPLVDLWNTGQMEAYQVEAGGYMGTAAVVEQGLCVPTGEELVGNEHSPLLEQQEEEEDVKDGEMTLCMEPESSTLTPPTHPGDASCGSSPGQLPASPMGEQRACDATPAGLAHTLQEEEEEEEEEDAGQQEEGPVASMATN; translated from the exons CAGATGGCGTGCCAGTCCAGAAGGATGGGGAACAG CTGTCTATGGAGGACACCACGTCCATCCTGCCGCGCCTCAAGAGGAACTCGAACGCCTACGGCATCGGAGCTCTGGCTAAGTCTTCTCTGTCAGGTGTGtcag GTGTGAGCCGCACCATGAAGGAAAGAGTAACCAAGCCCACGGCCATGGCCCAGGGCCGCGTCGCCCACATGATTGAGTGGCAAAACTGGGGCATGGCGACGGTAGGCGTAGGGGGCATCCCCCAGTCCCGCATCACGACCCAGGAGCGGGAAAAAGAACGGCGGCTGGAGAACGACGCGTACAGTGACCTGAGCGATGGCGAGAAGGAGGCCCGATTCACCGCAG GCATCCTGCAGCAGTTCGCCATCTCCGAGGCTACCCTCCTGGCCTGGACATCGATGGATGGCGAGAGCCCTCGGTCGGGATCCAACCAGGGCAGCGTGGCGCATCTGAGCGAGGTCAACCAGGAGAGCATTACCAGTCGAG ACCAGATCTTGCATCACTCCTCAGCCGAGGTATGGCCTCACACTTACGTCTCCCAGGGACACTACTGCCTCTCCTCCTCGGACGCTTGGGAGCCCATCAACGACGACCCGTCCGGCGTGGCGTCCCCCCCGGCGGGCTCCTACCTCGTGGGGACCGATGGCTACGACGAGCAGGCAGCTGCTCACTTCTTgtcgcagcagcagcagcaacagcagttTAACCTCCAGCAGCAGAGCCAActgcagcagctgcagcagatCCAGCAGATGCAGCACTACCAACAGCAGCAGCTCCTGCAGTATCAACAGCAACAG TCACTGGAACACAGGCTGCACAGCGCCAACCACTCCTTGCAAGCGACACCCAACAGCACCATCCACAGCCTGGTCCATCAAGTGCACCCGCCCCTGGTGGATCTTTGGAACACAGGTCAGATGGAGGCCTACCAGGTGGAGGCCGGAGGCTACATGGGCACGGCGGCCGTGGTGGAACAGGGCCTCTGTGTCCCCACCGGGGAGGAGCTGGTGGGGAACGAACACTCGCCGCTGCTGGAGCaacaggaggaagaggaggatgtcAAA GATGGAGAGATGACACTGTGTATGGAGCCAGAGTCGTCCACGTTGACTCCACCCACGCATCCCGGTGACGCCTCGTGCGGCAGTAGTCCGGGCCAACTGCCGGCATCGCCAATGGGCGAGCAGAGGGCCTGCGACGCCACGCCGGCCGGCCTCGCTCACACgctacaggaggaggaggaggaggaagaggaagaggacgcTGGGCAGCAAGAAGAGGGCCCAGTCGCTTCCATGGCAACCAACTGA